One genomic region from Agelaius phoeniceus isolate bAgePho1 chromosome 25, bAgePho1.hap1, whole genome shotgun sequence encodes:
- the UBE2T gene encoding ubiquitin-conjugating enzyme E2 T isoform X2: MQRASRLARELSLLATEPPPGITCWQNGQLDDLRAQILGGVDTPYEKGIFNLEIIVPERYPFEPPKIRFLTPIYHPNIDSAGRICLDVLKLPPKGAWRPSLNISTLLTSIQLLMAEPNPDDPLMANISSEYKYNKQLFLLNAREWTEKYAGQPRASKPLEEKISQSETSTSSESTMQKRKGVDISRKEKKSRPDS, translated from the exons aTGCAGAGAGCTTCACGGCTGGCAAGGGAGCTCTCGCTCCTGGCTACGGAGCCACCTCCGGGCATCACTTGCTGGCAGAACGGGCAGCTGGATGATCTACGGGCAC AAATTTTAGGAGGTGTGGACACTCCATATGAGAAAGGAATATTCAACCTGGAAATCATAGTTCCTGAAAG GTACCCGTTTGAGCCGCCAAAGATTCGCTTCCTGACCCCCATCTACCATCCCAACATTGACTCTGCTGGAAGGATTTGCCTGGATGTTCTTAAGTTACCACCGAAG GGTGCATGGAGGCCTTCCCTGAACATCTCCACCCTGCTGACCTCCATCCAGCTGCTGATGGCAGAGCCCAACCCTGACGATCCTCTCATGGCCAATATT TCCTCAGAGTACAAATACAAcaagcagctgttcctgctcaaTGCCAGGGAGTGGACCGAGAAATACGCAGGGCAGCCAAGG GCTTCCAAGCCTTTGgaagagaaaatcagccaaagTGAAACAAGCACCAGCAGTGAATCGACCatgcagaaaagaaaaggggTTGACATCAgtaggaaggagaagaaatcccGCCCAGATTCCTGA
- the UBE2T gene encoding ubiquitin-conjugating enzyme E2 T isoform X1, producing MVPEGKDNPWRGQLGLGGCPPSSGFVRNRIWSQSSSTMQRASRLARELSLLATEPPPGITCWQNGQLDDLRAQILGGVDTPYEKGIFNLEIIVPERYPFEPPKIRFLTPIYHPNIDSAGRICLDVLKLPPKGAWRPSLNISTLLTSIQLLMAEPNPDDPLMANISSEYKYNKQLFLLNAREWTEKYAGQPRASKPLEEKISQSETSTSSESTMQKRKGVDISRKEKKSRPDS from the exons ATGGTGCCTGAGGGAAAGGATAATCCCTGGAGGGGGCAGTTAGGCCTCGGGGGGTGTCCCCCATCCTCAGG GTTTGTCAGAAACAGAATTTGGtctcagagctccagcaccaTGCAGAGAGCTTCACGGCTGGCAAGGGAGCTCTCGCTCCTGGCTACGGAGCCACCTCCGGGCATCACTTGCTGGCAGAACGGGCAGCTGGATGATCTACGGGCAC AAATTTTAGGAGGTGTGGACACTCCATATGAGAAAGGAATATTCAACCTGGAAATCATAGTTCCTGAAAG GTACCCGTTTGAGCCGCCAAAGATTCGCTTCCTGACCCCCATCTACCATCCCAACATTGACTCTGCTGGAAGGATTTGCCTGGATGTTCTTAAGTTACCACCGAAG GGTGCATGGAGGCCTTCCCTGAACATCTCCACCCTGCTGACCTCCATCCAGCTGCTGATGGCAGAGCCCAACCCTGACGATCCTCTCATGGCCAATATT TCCTCAGAGTACAAATACAAcaagcagctgttcctgctcaaTGCCAGGGAGTGGACCGAGAAATACGCAGGGCAGCCAAGG GCTTCCAAGCCTTTGgaagagaaaatcagccaaagTGAAACAAGCACCAGCAGTGAATCGACCatgcagaaaagaaaaggggTTGACATCAgtaggaaggagaagaaatcccGCCCAGATTCCTGA
- the LOC129130304 gene encoding cryptochrome-1-like codes for MLHRTIHLFRKELRLHDNPVLLAALESSEALYPVYILDRAFLTSSMHIGALRWNFLLQSLEDLHKNLGKLGSCLLVIQGEYELVLRDHIQKWNITQVTLDAEMEPFYKEMEANIQRLGAELGFEVLSLVSHSLYNTQRILDLNGGSPPLTYKRFLHILSLLGDPEVPVRNLTAEDFQRCRAPDPGLAECYRVPLPVDLKISPESLSPWRGGETEGLQRLEQHLTDQGWVTSFTKPRTIPNSLLPSTTGLSPYFSMGCLSVRTFFYRLSNIYAQAKHHSLPPVSLQGQLLWREFFYTVASATPNFTQMAGNPICLQICWYKDAERLHKWKTAQTGFPWIDAIMTQLRQEGWIHHLARHAVACFLTRGDLWISWEEGMKVFEELLLDADYSINAGNWMWLSASAFFHQYTRIFCPVRFGKRTDPQGDYIRKYLPILKNFPSKYIYEPWTASEEEQKQAGCIIGQDYPFPMVNHKEASDHNLQLMKQVREEQHKTVQLTRDDADDPMEIKVKRDHSEENISKGKVARTAE; via the exons ATGCTGCATCGCACCATTCACCTTTTCCGGAAGGAGCTCCGGCTCCACGACaacccagtgctgctggctgccctggagtCCTCAGAGGCTCTGTACCCCGTGTACATCCTGGACAGAGCATTCCTGACCTCCTCCATGCATATCGGGGCCCTGCGCTGGAATTTCCTGCTCCAGTCCCTTGAGGATCTCCACAAAAACTTGGGCAAGCTGGGCTCCTGCTTGCTGGTTATTCAAGGGGAGTATGAGCTCGTGCTCAGGGATCACATCCAGAAGTGGAATATCACTCAAGTGACACTGGATGCAGAGATGGAGCCGTTTTACAAGGAGATGGAGGCCAACATCCAGCGcctgggggcagagctgggctttgaGGTGCTCTCCCTGGTGAGCCACAGCCTGTACAATACCCAGCG gattttggaCCTAAATGGTGGGAGTCCCCCATTAACGTACAAGAGGTTCCTTCACATTCTGTCTTTGCTTGGTGACCCTGAGGTGCCTGTCCGAAACCTCACAGCTGAAGACTTCCA GAGATGTAGGGCCCCGGACCCGGGCCTGGCTGAGTGTTACAGGGTGCCTCTCCCTGTGGATTTGAAGATTTCCCCAGAGAGCCTTTCCCCTTGGAGAGGAGGGGAGACTGAAGGGCTGCAGCGCCTGGAGCAACACTTGACTGACCAG gGCTGGGTAACAAGTTTTACTAAACCAAGGACAATCCCAAACTCGCTGCTTCCAAGCACCACAGGCTTGAGCCCATATTTCAGTATGGGCTGTCTGTCAGTTCGGACATTTTTTTATAGGTTGTCAAACATTTATGCTCAG GCAAAGCATCACTCTCTGCCTCCAGTGTCGCTCCAAGGGCAGCTGTTGTGGAGGGAATTCTTCTATACAGTAGCATCAGCAACGCCCAACTTCACCCAGATGGCTGGGAACCCCATCTGCCTCCAGATCTGCTGGTACAAGGATGCAGAGAGGCTCCACAAATGGAAGACG gcacagacagGGTTCCCATGGATCGATGCCATTATGACCCAGCTGCGCCAGGAAGGCTGGATCCATCACCTGGCTCGGCACGCTGTCGCCTGCTTCCTGACACGAGGGGACCTTTGGATCAGCTGGGAAGAGGGAATGAAG GTGTTTGAAGAGCTGCTTTTAGATGCTGACTACAGCATCAACGCTGGGAATTGGATGTGGCTGTCAGCCAGCGCCTTCTTCCACCAGTACACACGGATCTTCTGCCCTGTCCGCTTCGGGAAGCGCACAGACCCCCAAGGCGACTACATCAG GAAATACTTGCCCATACTAAAGAACTTTCCCTCCAAGTACATCTATGAGCCCTGGACAGCATCTGAAGAGGAGCAGAAGCAAGCAGGATGTATCATAG GTCAGGATTACCCCTTCCCCATGGTGAACCACAAGGAAGCCAGTGACCACAACCTGCAGTTGATGAAACAGGTCAGAGAAGAGCAGCACAAAACAGTCCAGCTCACGAGAG ATGATGCAGATGACCCCATGGAAATAAAGGTAAAACGTGACCattcagaagaaaacatttcaaaaggaaaagtggCCCGAACAGCAGAATAA